Proteins co-encoded in one Granulicella cerasi genomic window:
- a CDS encoding RNA polymerase sigma factor: MSLFAGTTSFQPTNEDTVMALYDQTRPALLIYLAGLGLAVPEAEDAIHDAFIRLYEHLQAKNANENLRGWLFRVCHNRAMDLFREARRIQPDTEVISVFDLLIDASLSPEEQAIRTQEIQQVTVALGKLTPQQRAAVLLRAEDLRYREIAEVMGVSIKRVSELVHRALALLAGSL, encoded by the coding sequence ATGAGCCTGTTTGCCGGCACGACTTCTTTCCAACCCACAAACGAAGACACGGTCATGGCTCTGTACGACCAGACTCGACCGGCGTTGCTCATCTACCTCGCCGGCCTCGGACTTGCAGTTCCTGAGGCTGAGGATGCGATCCACGACGCATTCATCCGTCTTTACGAACATCTTCAAGCCAAAAACGCGAACGAGAACCTCCGTGGCTGGCTCTTTCGTGTTTGTCACAACCGTGCAATGGACCTGTTCCGAGAGGCGCGGCGAATTCAGCCCGATACAGAAGTAATCAGCGTATTCGATCTCCTGATCGACGCCTCGCTGTCTCCGGAAGAGCAGGCCATCCGGACTCAGGAGATTCAACAGGTCACCGTAGCGCTTGGAAAACTCACACCTCAACAGCGAGCCGCCGTTCTGCTCCGGGCGGAGGATCTGCGCTACCGGGAAATTGCAGAAGTGATGGGAGTGAGTATCAAGCGGGTCTCCGAACTAGTTCATCGAGCGTTAGCACTACTGGCGGGGAGTCTATGA
- the acpS gene encoding holo-ACP synthase: MKVVGVGTDLVDVAELRASAERQPGKYLGRIFTSAEMKYAELQADPIQCLAGKLAAKEALMKCLQSGWSDDVDWLHIAVLNTSEGAPYLELSHGAADRMAALGGSTANVSISHLPTLASAVVIVTG; encoded by the coding sequence ATGAAGGTAGTAGGTGTCGGAACGGATTTAGTCGATGTTGCGGAATTACGGGCTTCAGCAGAGCGGCAGCCGGGCAAGTACCTTGGACGGATCTTCACGTCTGCAGAAATGAAATATGCCGAATTGCAGGCAGATCCGATTCAGTGTTTAGCCGGAAAACTCGCCGCTAAAGAAGCACTCATGAAATGCCTCCAGAGCGGATGGTCTGATGATGTTGATTGGCTGCACATTGCGGTGCTCAATACGTCGGAGGGTGCGCCTTATCTGGAATTGAGCCATGGTGCTGCGGACAGAATGGCCGCGCTCGGCGGGAGCACGGCCAACGTCAGCATCAGCCATCTTCCTACTCTGGCTTCGGCAGTTGTCATCGTCACGGGATGA
- a CDS encoding thymidylate synthase family protein: MSILHTVEDKTCTSTWLRAAELLASQDDATLYNVILGIASPDKVTPEDFELHEVLNAFLVSKDQYPLSSIAGTIFPAGHYLHGGAKAVFDEFPALYPKMKESWGTYAHRMLDRTVIADERNSSMLEILVEKLKKQKKKGRMRAAYEMDLLNGEVEMDVALYQPAADCDRTLGQPCLTHLSFKLHPDDRLSLTALYRSHFYVQKTLGNLLGLSQLMCFIAEQVGLTIGPLVCHSTLAQLEHGGNTGWKLQDVQSLLKNCRQACSSPVLMV; the protein is encoded by the coding sequence ATGAGCATTCTTCATACCGTCGAAGATAAGACTTGCACAAGCACTTGGTTGAGAGCCGCGGAGCTGCTTGCTTCCCAAGACGACGCGACACTCTACAACGTGATTCTCGGCATTGCCTCCCCGGACAAAGTCACACCAGAGGACTTTGAGCTTCACGAGGTGCTAAACGCCTTTCTCGTCTCGAAGGATCAGTATCCCCTCAGCTCCATAGCCGGCACGATCTTTCCTGCGGGACACTACCTGCACGGCGGCGCAAAGGCCGTGTTCGACGAATTTCCTGCGCTCTATCCCAAGATGAAGGAAAGTTGGGGAACCTACGCCCATCGAATGTTGGATCGCACCGTGATTGCGGATGAACGCAACAGTTCCATGCTTGAAATTCTTGTTGAGAAGCTTAAGAAGCAGAAGAAGAAGGGACGCATGCGCGCTGCATACGAAATGGACCTTCTCAACGGTGAAGTGGAAATGGATGTAGCTCTGTATCAGCCTGCGGCCGACTGCGATCGAACCCTAGGACAGCCCTGCCTCACACACCTCAGTTTCAAATTGCATCCCGATGACCGGTTGTCCCTGACCGCCCTCTATCGATCCCATTTTTACGTTCAAAAAACTCTGGGCAACCTGCTTGGACTCTCCCAGTTAATGTGTTTCATCGCGGAACAGGTTGGGCTGACAATCGGCCCCCTGGTCTGTCATTCCACATTGGCGCAACTAGAACATGGCGGAAATACGGGGTGGAAGCTTCAGGATGTCCAGAGCCTTTTGAAGAACTGCCGCCAAGCCTGCTCTTCTCCAGTGCTCATGGTCTAA